A stretch of Spirosoma oryzicola DNA encodes these proteins:
- a CDS encoding ABC-F family ATP-binding cassette domain-containing protein: MISITNLSYYLGSRALYENASLHIKPNQKIGLIGLNGTGKSTLLRIINGEYQADGGTISKAGDVTLGFLNQDLLSYQTEDSILSVAMQAFERQNKLQKQIDEVLHEMETDYKDELVDKLGKLQEEFEALDGYSVQSRAEEIMEGLGFSTEDLQKPLRQFSGGWRMRVMLAKLLLQKPSLLMLDEPTNHLDLPSIQWVEKYIQTYEGAVIVVSHDREFLDNVIDVTVEVANAKLNYYAGNYSFYLEEKALRNEIQKGAYENQQAKIRQTERFIERFKAQATKAKQAQSRVKQLARMERVDDVIDESARVNFKFQFSTQPGRHILHLDDVTKAYGPKKILTRADIRLERGDKVALIGANGRGKSTLLRIISGSEPVNEGNRQLGHNVSFSFYAQHQLESLSVEDTLLDELKHANPTKSEGELRGVLGCFLFSNDEVFKKIKVLSGGEKSRVALAKVLLSQANFLLLDEPTNHLDMQSVNILIQALEQYEGTYVVVSHDRYFVSQIANKIWYIEDEQIKEYHGTYDEYEWWMEERKAGKAEAPPAPTKPAATNGAVNGKKSGSDDERREWQKTLKKLNQQAEESETKIGQLEERKKRLETELADPATYGDDKLMQAKNDEYSRVKAQISQLQDEWETAMLEAEEWEKKLA; the protein is encoded by the coding sequence ATGATTTCCATTACCAACCTATCGTACTACCTTGGTAGCCGGGCTCTTTATGAAAATGCCTCGCTCCACATCAAGCCTAACCAGAAAATCGGACTAATCGGTCTCAACGGCACGGGCAAATCGACTCTGCTGCGAATTATCAACGGGGAGTATCAGGCCGATGGCGGGACCATCTCCAAAGCAGGCGACGTAACGCTGGGCTTCCTCAACCAAGATTTGCTGTCGTACCAGACCGAAGACTCGATTCTGTCGGTAGCCATGCAGGCGTTTGAGCGGCAGAACAAGCTTCAAAAACAGATTGATGAGGTACTCCACGAAATGGAGACCGATTACAAAGACGAACTGGTGGATAAGCTGGGTAAGTTGCAGGAGGAGTTCGAAGCGCTCGATGGCTACTCGGTACAGTCGAGGGCGGAGGAAATTATGGAGGGGCTTGGCTTCTCGACGGAAGATCTGCAAAAGCCACTCCGGCAATTTTCGGGGGGCTGGCGGATGCGCGTGATGCTGGCGAAACTGCTACTGCAAAAGCCGTCGCTGCTCATGCTTGACGAGCCGACCAACCACCTTGACCTACCCTCGATTCAATGGGTAGAAAAATACATTCAGACCTACGAAGGCGCTGTTATCGTTGTATCCCACGACCGTGAATTCCTCGACAACGTAATCGATGTGACGGTCGAAGTGGCCAACGCCAAGCTGAACTACTACGCGGGCAATTACTCGTTCTATCTGGAAGAGAAGGCGCTGCGTAACGAAATTCAGAAAGGTGCTTACGAGAATCAGCAGGCTAAAATCCGGCAGACCGAACGCTTCATCGAACGCTTCAAAGCCCAGGCGACAAAGGCCAAGCAGGCGCAAAGCCGGGTGAAGCAACTGGCCCGTATGGAACGCGTCGACGACGTGATCGACGAGTCGGCGCGGGTAAACTTCAAATTCCAGTTCTCGACCCAGCCGGGCCGCCATATCCTGCACCTGGACGACGTTACGAAAGCATATGGTCCGAAAAAGATTCTGACAAGAGCGGACATCCGGCTCGAACGGGGCGATAAGGTCGCTTTGATCGGTGCCAACGGGCGCGGTAAGTCGACACTGTTGCGCATCATTTCGGGCTCGGAGCCGGTCAACGAAGGGAATCGGCAACTAGGTCACAATGTATCATTCAGTTTCTACGCGCAGCACCAACTCGAATCACTGAGCGTGGAAGATACGTTGCTCGACGAACTGAAACACGCTAACCCGACCAAGAGCGAAGGCGAACTTCGGGGTGTCCTGGGTTGCTTTCTGTTCTCCAACGACGAAGTATTCAAGAAAATTAAAGTCCTGTCGGGGGGCGAAAAATCGCGGGTAGCGCTGGCAAAAGTACTGCTTTCACAGGCCAATTTCCTGCTGCTTGACGAGCCGACCAACCACCTGGATATGCAGTCGGTAAACATCCTGATTCAGGCGTTGGAGCAGTACGAAGGCACGTATGTCGTCGTCTCGCACGACCGGTACTTCGTGTCGCAGATTGCCAACAAAATCTGGTACATCGAAGACGAACAGATCAAGGAATACCACGGTACCTACGATGAATACGAATGGTGGATGGAGGAGCGCAAAGCCGGTAAAGCCGAGGCACCACCCGCTCCGACAAAACCCGCTGCGACCAATGGTGCTGTCAACGGCAAGAAAAGTGGCTCCGACGACGAACGACGGGAGTGGCAGAAGACGCTGAAAAAGCTGAATCAGCAGGCAGAAGAATCAGAAACGAAAATCGGCCAGCTGGAGGAGCGCAAGAAGCGGCTCGAAACTGAACTGGCCGATCCCGCTACCTACGGCGACGACAAGCTGATGCAGGCCAAAAACGACGAGTACAGCCGGGTGAAAGCGCAGATTAGCCAGCTTCAGGACGAGTGGGAAACCGCCATGCTCGAAGCTGAAGAGTGGGAAAAAAAGCTAGCTTAA
- a CDS encoding AraC family transcriptional regulator, with translation MGIRSTNSLPKGFSQNNQLPIRLVAPNFGHLSPEVVTNYGHTHRLSYYFFLFVLDGDTQHGVDLEKFEVGKHELLFSLPHQIQQLPISAHGNDYYKLGFDEECLSQLPRYYPFLLNPLNQQKIRFSSAAASRMQAIFEILLGLLTAPSTSPDLILAHLNSLLTEINTAYFAGDTKPADDRLTKYIGFKVFVENNLTDHPSIKAIAQELALSTDSLYQIVKQYSGHSPKEFVTNRLILEARRRMYYGDRSSVKELAFELGFNDPDYFSRLFKKVTGKTVAEFSQDLS, from the coding sequence ATGGGCATTCGCAGTACTAATTCATTACCCAAGGGGTTCAGCCAAAATAACCAGCTGCCCATCCGGCTTGTTGCCCCGAATTTCGGCCATTTGTCGCCGGAGGTCGTAACTAACTATGGCCATACCCACCGGTTGTCTTACTATTTCTTTCTGTTTGTGCTAGACGGCGATACCCAGCATGGCGTCGATCTGGAAAAATTCGAGGTTGGAAAGCATGAGTTACTTTTCTCGCTGCCGCACCAGATTCAGCAATTACCGATCAGCGCTCATGGCAATGATTACTATAAACTGGGCTTTGACGAAGAATGTCTTTCTCAGTTACCCCGGTACTACCCTTTCTTGCTTAATCCGCTCAACCAGCAAAAAATACGTTTCTCGTCCGCTGCCGCGAGCAGGATGCAGGCGATTTTTGAGATACTCCTGGGATTACTAACCGCTCCAAGTACAAGCCCTGACCTTATCTTGGCGCATCTCAACAGTCTGCTGACGGAAATTAACACGGCTTATTTTGCCGGTGACACAAAGCCAGCCGATGACCGACTTACCAAATACATTGGCTTCAAAGTATTCGTAGAAAATAACCTGACCGATCACCCCTCCATCAAAGCCATTGCGCAGGAACTTGCTCTGAGTACCGATAGCTTATACCAGATTGTTAAACAGTATTCGGGACACTCACCGAAGGAGTTTGTGACGAACCGGCTTATCCTGGAAGCCAGACGCCGGATGTATTATGGCGACCGATCTTCTGTCAAGGAGCTTGCCTTCGAACTCGGCTTTAACGATCCTGATTACTTCTCTCGCTTGTTTAAAAAGGTGACGGGTAAAACTGTCGCCGAGTTTTCTCAGGATTTGTCCTGA
- a CDS encoding site-specific integrase, protein MSAIVSLYLDTRRQKNDGSFPVKLRVTFQRKQQYYPTGINLTEQQWEKVGKPKPREDFIRDTKRLLETFSDRAEKVIREMPLFSFDEFETRYIGTAEAPSDSVFAGFERYIGQLKKEGRAGTASSYQCAVNAIQHYHSRKTPLTYRDIDPQWLKGFEQWMLASGNSITSVGIYLRSLRTIYNQAVEDGAIDREVYPFTKRRYQIPTGRNTKKALTLADIEKIFHYEAEPGSAEERARDLWLFSYLCNGMNPKDIARLTYQQVGEKQIRFVRAKTERTKREVKPITVAVTDDVLRIIAKWGQKPVSPQRYVFGVLEPGMSAERERAVVLQFTKTINKYIGRIALSLGIDKDVTTYTARHSFSTVLKRSGAPIEFISESLGHQDIRTTESYLDSFEDDVKAQYASALTSFKKKE, encoded by the coding sequence ATGAGCGCAATCGTTAGTCTGTATTTAGATACGCGTCGGCAAAAGAACGACGGTAGCTTTCCCGTTAAGCTGCGCGTTACGTTCCAGCGTAAACAGCAGTACTACCCGACTGGTATTAACCTCACCGAGCAACAGTGGGAAAAGGTTGGTAAGCCCAAGCCCAGGGAGGATTTCATTCGTGACACCAAACGGCTACTTGAAACTTTCAGCGACCGGGCCGAGAAGGTAATCCGGGAAATGCCTCTGTTTAGCTTCGATGAGTTTGAAACCCGCTACATTGGTACCGCCGAAGCGCCTTCGGACAGCGTGTTTGCGGGCTTTGAGCGTTACATTGGTCAGTTAAAGAAAGAGGGGAGGGCAGGAACTGCCAGCAGCTACCAATGTGCCGTCAATGCCATTCAGCACTACCATAGCCGTAAAACACCGCTTACCTACCGTGATATCGATCCGCAGTGGCTAAAAGGCTTTGAGCAGTGGATGCTGGCGAGCGGTAATTCGATTACCTCAGTGGGTATATACCTGCGGTCACTGCGTACGATCTATAACCAGGCCGTTGAGGATGGCGCTATTGATCGGGAGGTGTACCCCTTCACCAAACGACGCTACCAGATTCCTACGGGCCGCAATACCAAGAAAGCGCTGACCTTGGCCGATATCGAAAAGATCTTTCACTACGAAGCCGAGCCTGGTAGCGCCGAGGAACGGGCGCGGGATCTGTGGCTTTTCTCGTATTTGTGTAACGGCATGAACCCAAAGGACATTGCCCGGCTAACATATCAGCAGGTAGGAGAGAAGCAGATCCGTTTCGTTCGGGCCAAGACGGAGCGAACCAAGCGGGAGGTAAAGCCCATAACGGTAGCTGTGACTGACGATGTACTACGGATTATAGCCAAGTGGGGCCAAAAGCCAGTAAGCCCGCAGCGGTACGTATTTGGCGTTTTAGAACCAGGTATGAGCGCAGAAAGGGAGAGGGCAGTAGTACTTCAGTTCACCAAGACGATTAACAAGTACATCGGTCGAATCGCCCTATCGCTCGGCATTGACAAAGATGTAACAACCTACACGGCTCGCCACTCGTTTAGTACCGTTTTGAAGCGATCTGGAGCGCCGATTGAGTTTATCAGTGAAAGCCTGGGTCATCAGGATATCCGGACGACTGAAAGCTACCTCGACAGCTTTGAAGATGACGTAAAAGCGCAGTACGCTAGTGCGCTGACCTCGTTCAAGAAGAAGGAATGA
- a CDS encoding P63C domain-containing protein, which produces MKEKDEESAAQKPGSNEVDINQNSSINRSDQQGTKTSKEEEKRLLIAKANQSDESRFWDENLDKANEKSTLVADPQIQRFIGKVQKYEPKVPLIFYDHIYRLNGWDRTGDRLYRRPGIVGKWMNDLVYLRYPAGTLKELRSQNPVVDGVRLYKHHQFLSSLGEKHFHQFLKDAMDVMSKCQRWDQFIGRFAKKYGKPYQMDLFEDMPE; this is translated from the coding sequence ATGAAAGAAAAAGATGAAGAATCAGCGGCACAGAAGCCGGGTTCAAATGAGGTTGACATTAATCAAAACTCTTCAATAAACCGTTCTGACCAACAAGGTACAAAAACCAGTAAGGAAGAAGAGAAACGGCTGCTTATTGCCAAAGCCAACCAATCTGATGAAAGTCGTTTTTGGGATGAAAATCTTGACAAGGCAAATGAGAAATCTACACTTGTCGCAGACCCTCAAATACAGCGCTTCATTGGTAAGGTGCAGAAATACGAGCCTAAGGTACCTTTAATATTCTATGACCACATTTATCGGCTCAATGGCTGGGATAGAACGGGCGACAGATTATACAGACGTCCGGGTATAGTTGGAAAGTGGATGAACGATCTGGTCTATCTACGATACCCAGCTGGAACCCTAAAAGAACTACGATCACAGAACCCAGTTGTAGATGGGGTTCGTTTATATAAACATCATCAGTTTTTAAGCTCTTTGGGCGAAAAACATTTTCATCAATTCCTGAAAGATGCAATGGATGTGATGAGCAAATGTCAGCGTTGGGATCAGTTTATTGGCCGGTTCGCCAAAAAGTACGGAAAGCCATATCAAATGGATTTATTCGAGGATATGCCTGAGTAA
- a CDS encoding response regulator gives MGKIATPIRRKSVQLPILVVEDNIDQWTIIKSALAQCFPEVEPIWLSDADQTLEYLSNTSPNKLPLLILLELCLPDQESGLALLEAIKADAIYRQVPVVILSRSQDQDVVSRSYGLGITSYIVKPTVYQEWLTRFYSFRRYWWESVTLPQRPSKLKQNRS, from the coding sequence ATGGGCAAAATTGCCACACCAATACGTCGAAAGTCAGTTCAGTTACCGATTCTGGTCGTTGAAGATAATATTGATCAGTGGACAATTATAAAGTCAGCCTTAGCACAATGTTTCCCAGAAGTTGAGCCAATCTGGCTGAGCGACGCCGATCAAACGTTGGAATACCTATCCAACACCTCCCCAAACAAATTACCGCTGCTAATCCTTCTCGAGTTGTGTCTGCCTGATCAGGAAAGCGGATTAGCATTATTGGAAGCTATCAAAGCCGACGCTATCTATCGGCAAGTCCCCGTTGTTATACTAAGTCGCTCCCAAGATCAGGATGTTGTATCCAGGTCATATGGCTTGGGCATAACGTCGTACATCGTCAAACCTACGGTTTATCAGGAATGGCTAACCCGATTTTACTCGTTTCGGCGCTACTGGTGGGAGTCAGTAACGTTGCCGCAGCGGCCTTCGAAGTTAAAACAGAACCGCTCTTAG
- a CDS encoding HEPN domain-containing protein — translation MNGGIIINQRHFDLDGNADFKINGFTLQLNDSEEELYNRIDNNDIWPRLGTIFRNSLVNRPYFFRQILYIDQNDYQQKTSKIFNEFIEISNFFWFIKDCSFYIDQMAAYWPEGRLTMILNSNVKFCKADTTVDKCTFTSSDVKQVVSLINDYHKINTPIKSLVHKVDFMNDNASVSFRGISEYSELNRIQRAYKFLKSARESLILPAKISFYVLMLECLFSANDTHKIAHKISQRISYYMGSNPEERNRIAKRVKKYYSIRSKYVHGQELNISDKKNEDLAITSLELDELIRNIFIKIIRHDSSIFLQKEKELKLWFDGLVGSAF, via the coding sequence ATGAACGGAGGTATAATTATTAATCAAAGGCATTTTGATTTAGATGGAAATGCTGATTTTAAAATCAATGGTTTTACCCTCCAACTTAATGATTCAGAAGAGGAGTTATATAATAGGATAGACAATAATGACATTTGGCCTCGCCTAGGAACTATATTTAGAAACTCACTAGTGAATAGACCGTATTTCTTCCGTCAGATTCTTTATATAGATCAGAATGACTATCAACAGAAAACAAGCAAAATCTTCAATGAATTTATTGAAATTTCCAACTTCTTTTGGTTTATAAAAGACTGTAGCTTCTACATAGACCAAATGGCCGCTTATTGGCCAGAAGGGCGCCTAACAATGATTTTGAACAGTAATGTAAAATTTTGCAAGGCAGACACCACAGTAGATAAATGCACATTCACTTCATCTGATGTAAAACAAGTGGTAAGTCTAATTAATGATTACCATAAGATTAATACACCAATCAAATCACTTGTTCATAAAGTAGACTTCATGAATGATAATGCGTCAGTTTCTTTTAGGGGTATCTCGGAATATAGCGAACTTAACAGAATACAGAGGGCATATAAGTTTTTGAAATCTGCTCGAGAAAGTTTAATACTTCCTGCCAAGATATCTTTTTATGTCTTAATGCTAGAATGTCTGTTTTCGGCAAATGATACGCATAAAATTGCTCACAAAATTTCTCAAAGAATCTCGTATTACATGGGATCTAATCCAGAGGAAAGAAACCGTATTGCTAAGCGAGTAAAAAAATACTATTCTATCCGTTCCAAGTACGTTCACGGCCAAGAGTTGAATATAAGTGACAAAAAGAACGAAGACTTGGCAATTACATCATTAGAGCTAGATGAATTAATTAGAAATATTTTTATTAAAATCATCAGGCATGATAGCTCAATTTTTCTGCAAAAAGAAAAAGAGCTAAAGCTTTGGTTTGATGGGTTGGTTGGATCAGCTTTTTGA
- a CDS encoding DUF3575 domain-containing protein: MRIIFTLLLVMFSYLAIGQVIVKTNLLYPTLVKGASIALEVAASKNSSINLYGAFGSNGNLVFADTYTFQNLIAEKRFYKASQTAPLQGFYWAAYAKYMHRQIYREGIQGSLFTTRGRDSDGHSLGAGTAVGLQVANRFIKRTFIDAFVGAGYLVYLSQTDTKNPDQTRFGHVDLRTGLSVGYRF, encoded by the coding sequence ATGCGAATTATCTTTACTCTGCTTCTCGTGATGTTCAGCTACTTGGCCATTGGTCAGGTGATAGTCAAAACGAATCTGTTGTATCCAACTTTAGTGAAAGGAGCATCCATCGCTCTGGAGGTCGCAGCGTCTAAAAACTCCTCGATAAATCTGTATGGGGCCTTTGGTTCGAACGGGAACTTAGTTTTCGCGGATACCTATACGTTTCAAAACCTGATCGCTGAAAAGCGTTTCTACAAAGCTTCTCAGACGGCTCCGCTACAGGGTTTCTACTGGGCGGCTTATGCCAAATACATGCATCGTCAAATCTATCGGGAAGGTATTCAGGGATCTCTCTTTACGACCAGAGGAAGGGATTCGGATGGTCATTCCTTGGGAGCAGGTACAGCGGTGGGTTTACAAGTTGCGAATCGATTTATTAAACGAACGTTTATCGACGCGTTTGTCGGAGCGGGGTATCTAGTTTATCTTAGTCAAACGGATACAAAAAATCCGGACCAAACCCGATTTGGTCATGTCGATTTGCGAACGGGTTTATCCGTTGGCTATAGGTTTTAG
- a CDS encoding NAD-dependent epimerase/dehydratase family protein translates to MNRESEKILVTGVTGLVGARLLPRLVEAGFDCRVLVREGKDAPAKAMVIRGDLFDTASLVPAVKDVSAIIHLAAVFRSQDTDLIWRSNLDGTRNLIAAAKAHAPNARFILASTAHVYSINNPHPGREDDAVDPQHAYPASKVAAENELRESGLTWSILRFPFVYGDGDGHLAMLPEHIKAANWHPAMKISTIHHRDIATAVKMALVGSMDKRVVNITDEAPTSIYELVKLVGKTLKSSADPLPNPWYLHADSSLARSLGFQPVVRTVYQALQEKIL, encoded by the coding sequence ATGAACAGAGAATCAGAAAAAATACTGGTAACTGGCGTTACTGGTTTAGTGGGCGCTCGCCTTCTGCCACGTCTTGTAGAAGCTGGTTTTGACTGTCGCGTGCTGGTGCGTGAGGGGAAGGACGCTCCCGCTAAAGCAATGGTTATACGGGGTGACCTGTTTGATACCGCATCCCTTGTACCAGCCGTGAAGGATGTGTCGGCGATTATCCATCTGGCAGCGGTATTCCGCTCACAGGATACCGATTTGATCTGGCGAAGTAATCTCGACGGTACGCGCAATCTCATCGCGGCAGCAAAGGCTCATGCACCCAATGCACGTTTTATCCTGGCAAGCACAGCCCACGTTTACAGCATAAACAACCCACACCCAGGCCGTGAGGACGATGCCGTAGATCCGCAACACGCTTACCCCGCCAGCAAAGTTGCGGCTGAGAATGAACTGCGTGAGAGCGGGCTTACTTGGTCGATTTTGCGGTTTCCCTTCGTGTATGGAGACGGGGATGGGCATCTGGCGATGCTACCGGAGCATATAAAGGCGGCCAACTGGCATCCGGCCATGAAAATCAGTACAATCCATCATCGCGACATCGCCACGGCGGTAAAGATGGCTTTGGTCGGGTCGATGGATAAGCGTGTCGTCAACATCACGGACGAAGCACCGACATCGATTTATGAGTTGGTAAAGCTTGTGGGAAAGACGCTGAAATCATCGGCTGATCCGCTCCCAAACCCTTGGTATTTACACGCCGATAGTTCGCTCGCCCGCAGTCTTGGCTTCCAGCCAGTAGTCAGGACAGTCTATCAGGCCTTGCAGGAAAAAATACTGTAA
- a CDS encoding tetratricopeptide repeat protein: MLVYWLVTLTSCYAQALGDTDRLSRQNPDSAYRLIKVKLDKAVSQQNRVAQGDYLQQIGLLFYHQGSYVQAIDFLLQAQKIFLEANETNRLARNRNELGTVYYYNEQVDQALTQFTEALTFYKQHRNTEGLAHTYANIGHIYEKRQAPNLAYRYQKLALLNSRATNDTASLTKIYENLGSIFEDEARYDSARYYYQQAFLLTQHTRDEISQIEIINNLGDIYRKTGNYRQGLDLSRQALRMAQQKKELYQLSAALRDIAKTYRLMHQPDSAYSYIERSRDLTDEIYAVESNRQIALLQTLYNVERKDSEIAQLNAQKRANVIIIVATSVVLALIGILGAVIINRQRLKIRNEQAVNQQNQQMFQTQHELVQAELRNKQLQEENLTTQLALKSKELTAHTLQIIQKNQVLEELKDDLNAILKDDKRDQKKQLRQLAQKIDLSFNQDKYWDDFRTIFDQVHPQFFSQLTQRFPELTATDLRLIALLKMNITSADIATLLGISSDSLRVARYRLRKKISLAEGESLSGFIQRFPSSVN, encoded by the coding sequence GTGCTGGTTTACTGGCTTGTTACCCTGACTAGTTGTTATGCCCAGGCGCTCGGCGATACAGATCGGCTATCCCGCCAGAACCCCGATTCGGCCTACCGACTTATTAAAGTAAAACTGGACAAGGCCGTAAGTCAGCAGAATAGGGTTGCGCAAGGCGATTACCTGCAACAGATTGGTTTGCTGTTCTACCATCAGGGCAGTTATGTACAAGCCATTGATTTCCTGCTACAGGCGCAAAAAATCTTTCTGGAAGCGAACGAAACGAATCGGCTGGCGCGTAACCGCAACGAACTTGGCACGGTATACTATTACAACGAGCAGGTAGATCAGGCACTTACGCAATTTACTGAAGCGCTAACTTTTTATAAGCAGCATCGTAATACCGAAGGCTTAGCGCATACCTACGCGAATATTGGTCATATCTACGAAAAGCGCCAAGCGCCCAATCTGGCGTATCGTTACCAGAAACTCGCTTTGCTCAATAGCCGGGCTACCAACGATACGGCCAGTCTGACCAAGATCTACGAGAATCTGGGTAGCATTTTTGAGGACGAAGCACGCTACGACTCGGCTCGTTACTATTATCAGCAAGCTTTCCTGCTCACGCAGCACACCCGTGATGAGATTAGCCAGATTGAAATTATAAACAACTTAGGTGATATATACCGAAAAACAGGCAACTACCGGCAAGGATTGGATTTGTCGCGACAGGCACTGCGGATGGCACAGCAGAAAAAAGAGCTTTACCAACTGAGTGCTGCCCTGCGTGACATTGCGAAAACGTACCGGCTGATGCACCAGCCAGACAGCGCCTACAGCTACATCGAGCGTAGCCGCGATCTAACGGATGAGATCTACGCCGTTGAAAGCAACCGGCAAATCGCCTTGCTTCAGACGCTGTATAACGTCGAACGAAAAGACAGCGAGATCGCCCAGTTAAACGCTCAGAAACGCGCTAATGTAATTATCATCGTCGCGACGAGTGTAGTGCTGGCTTTAATTGGTATTCTGGGGGCCGTAATCATCAACCGCCAACGCCTGAAGATCCGCAACGAGCAGGCTGTCAACCAGCAGAACCAGCAGATGTTTCAAACGCAGCACGAACTGGTGCAGGCCGAACTGCGAAATAAACAGCTACAGGAAGAAAACTTAACTACGCAACTCGCGCTAAAGAGCAAGGAACTGACGGCTCATACGCTGCAAATTATTCAGAAAAATCAGGTATTGGAAGAACTGAAAGACGACCTGAACGCGATTCTGAAAGACGATAAACGCGATCAGAAAAAGCAATTACGTCAACTCGCCCAAAAGATCGATTTGAGTTTTAATCAGGACAAATACTGGGATGACTTTCGCACTATTTTCGATCAGGTCCACCCGCAATTTTTCAGTCAACTGACGCAGCGGTTTCCGGAGCTAACCGCCACGGACCTTCGGCTGATTGCCTTACTGAAAATGAATATTACCTCGGCGGATATAGCAACGCTACTCGGCATATCGTCCGATAGCCTACGAGTAGCCCGCTATCGGCTTCGTAAAAAAATCAGCCTGGCCGAAGGGGAATCACTTTCCGGCTTTATTCAGCGCTTTCCATCGTCGGTGAATTAA
- a CDS encoding ImmA/IrrE family metallo-endopeptidase, whose protein sequence is MSKDKNKYYQVDRLIDGLFSQQKMGLRELFEQRLLELDLTQTKAQDLLGVQRRTLNGILDGTQKNIDFSALSRLAYFLQITNAEVIGLLLEKLEKNFPDEFFDYQKREFILNHFDLANLMKCGFLDTISDFEHIEERITSYFGLSSIYDYGKDIIRPAFSSGARKPKNEFNKNFWVESALNSLRLINNPYDYNRSKLLDFIPSIRWHSINVKKGLFQVSRDLFKLGVTVIFEDYINGIFVRGATFAVNDKPCVVLTNYSRFYPSLWFALMHELHHVLYDWDEIKANTYSPYHLSGELDMFTKNEVEADEFAREFLFPSERMNRVNSQIGNETFVAQAAKAYQIHPSIIYINYCWEHKDNDADIFAKFSKYLPDYSEAVKSIPWQSRKTVKELAKQRKEYNFNSL, encoded by the coding sequence ATGTCCAAGGACAAGAATAAATATTATCAAGTAGACCGCCTAATAGATGGCCTTTTCAGTCAACAGAAAATGGGGCTAAGAGAATTGTTTGAGCAGCGCTTACTTGAACTTGATTTAACACAAACCAAAGCGCAAGACCTGTTAGGCGTTCAACGCCGAACTTTAAATGGAATACTGGATGGCACCCAGAAGAACATCGACTTTTCTGCGCTCTCTCGGCTTGCCTATTTCTTACAGATTACAAATGCAGAAGTAATTGGCCTACTGTTGGAAAAGCTGGAAAAAAACTTTCCAGATGAGTTTTTTGACTACCAAAAGCGGGAGTTTATTTTAAACCACTTTGACCTAGCGAACCTAATGAAGTGCGGGTTCCTAGACACCATTTCAGACTTTGAACATATTGAAGAAAGGATTACTTCTTACTTTGGCCTGAGTTCTATTTACGACTACGGGAAAGACATAATCCGTCCTGCCTTCAGTAGCGGGGCACGTAAACCAAAGAACGAATTCAATAAAAACTTCTGGGTTGAATCTGCTCTCAACAGCCTTCGGCTAATCAATAACCCATACGATTACAATCGATCTAAGCTCCTTGATTTTATACCATCAATAAGGTGGCATTCGATTAATGTAAAGAAGGGTCTCTTTCAAGTAAGCCGAGACTTATTCAAACTTGGTGTGACGGTAATATTCGAGGATTACATCAACGGTATTTTTGTTCGCGGTGCAACATTTGCCGTAAATGATAAACCTTGTGTGGTCCTGACTAACTACAGTCGATTTTATCCATCTTTATGGTTTGCCTTAATGCACGAACTTCATCACGTTCTCTACGATTGGGATGAAATCAAGGCCAATACTTACAGTCCCTACCATTTATCCGGAGAGTTGGATATGTTCACAAAGAATGAGGTTGAGGCTGATGAATTTGCTCGCGAGTTTCTTTTCCCGAGTGAAAGAATGAATCGAGTTAACTCTCAAATTGGCAACGAAACGTTCGTAGCGCAAGCAGCAAAGGCCTATCAAATTCATCCAAGTATAATTTACATAAATTATTGCTGGGAGCATAAAGACAACGACGCTGACATCTTTGCGAAGTTTTCTAAATATTTACCTGATTATAGTGAAGCAGTAAAATCAATTCCTTGGCAAAGCCGCAAAACAGTGAAAGAACTCGCTAAACAGAGAAAAGAATACAACTTTAATAGTTTGTAA